Proteins encoded in a region of the Phaenicophaeus curvirostris isolate KB17595 chromosome 1, BPBGC_Pcur_1.0, whole genome shotgun sequence genome:
- the LOC138728920 gene encoding fibulin-2-like, with the protein MALAGALCLLLICLLLSGVAPKPTCDPSACTPCPERDAEGTPAITAGGCCPPCPPPCACPPYLESDCEMQGFASGRIPAGRSFYIDFARKLCTCRPDGDVTCAPVCPAVPPTCQAVGSAVADGCPQCVCYDEEEMAVPAGTVTAWGTQICTCPPEGGQLQCSESKSKD; encoded by the coding sequence aTGGCTCTTGCTGGTGCCCTTTGCTTGTTGCTTATCTGCCTCCTGCTCTCTGGTGTGGCCCCAAAACCCACGTGCGACCCCAGCGCCTGCACCCCGTGCCCTGAGAGGGACGCGGAGGGGACACCCGCTATCACTGCTGGGGGCTGCTGCCCGCCCTGTCCTCCACCTTGTGCCTGCCCACCCTACTTGGAGAGTGACTGCGAGATGCAAGGCTTCGCTAGTGGCCGCATCCCTGCTGGCCGCTCCTTCTACATCGACTTCGCCCGCAAGCTGTGCACCTGCCGCCCCGACGGGGACGTCACCTGCGCCCCGGTGTGCCCTGCCGTGCCCCCCACCTGCCAGGCTGTGGGCAGCGCAGTGGCCGATGGCTGTCCCCAGTGCGTCTGCTACGATGAAGAGGAGATGGCAGTGCCCGCCGGCACCGTCACCGCCTGGGGCACCCAGATCTGCACCTGCCCTCCTGAGGGGGGGCAGCTGCAGTGCAGTGAGAGCAAGAGCAAGGACTGA